The window CGAAACCGACCTTAGCTGCCGCTTCGGATGATTTTCGCGACTGGTGTCAGGGATGGGAACATCTCTCGAAAGGGAACGATGACGGCGGGCTGCCACCTGCCAGCGTCTGGCCTTTTGATATCACATCGGCTGTCTCGGCCGGGTGATGGCGGGTCCGCCATCTCTCGGGTGACGCATGTCGTGCTTCTTGTCGGGCTGTGGGTTTGCGGTGCCGTCACCTCTGAAACGGGGGGCGGTTTGGGGACAGGTTGCAGTGACAGGGTACGGGCAAAAAAAATGGACAAGATCTGGGGGCAGGCATGCGGGCAGTTGGAACAAGAGGTCGGGGCGAATAACTACAATCTGTGGATCAAGCCGCTGCGGTTGGTTGATCTGAAGGATGGCAACGCTGAATTTGCCGCACCTACCCGTTTTCTGTCCGACTGGGTCAACCGGCATTTCGCGCAGGCCATTCTGGCCGAGCTTGATCGTCTGGGTCACCGGGCCGAACGCCTGCGCTTCCATGTTCGCCCCGTCGGTTCATCCGACGCTGCCGCGCCCCGCCAGCCGCGTTCCGACCGCTCTGCCGACACTGCCGCCGCGTCCTTGCAGGTCGAACGCAGCGCCGATCTGGGCGCGCCGCTGGACCCGCGCTTTACCTTTGAGAATTTCGTCGTTGGCAAGCCCAACGAACTGGCCCATGCCGCCGCGCGTCGCGTGGGCGAGGGCGGGCCGGTCAGTTTCAATCCGCTGTTCCTTTATGGCGGTGTGGGGCTGGGCAAGACCCATCTGATGCACGCGATTGCGCGTGAATATATCGACCGCCATCCCGATCACCGCGTGCTGTACCTGTCGGCCGAGCAGTTCATGTACCGCTTTGTGCAGGCGCTGAAGGAAAAGACCGTGATGGACTTCAAGGAGATGTTCCGCACAGTCAATCTGCTGATGGTCGATGATGTGCATTTCATCGCCGGAAAGAACTCTACCCAAGAGGAATTCTTTCACACGTTCAATGCCTTGGTCGATCAAGGCAAGCAGATCGTCATTTCGGCCGACCGCGCGCCGGGGGAAATCAAGGGTCTGGAAGAACGCATCAAGTCGCGCCTGTCCTGCGGGCTGCTGGCCGACCTGCACCCGACCACCTATGAGCTGCGACTGGGCATCCTGCAGGCCAAGACAGAGGCATTCCGCAGCCAGTATCCCGGCCTCGAGATCGCGCCGGGCGTGCTGGAATTCCTTGCGCACCGGATCACCTCGAATGTGCGGGTGCTAGAGGGCGCGTTGCAGCGGCTCTTCGCCTTTGCCAGCCTGATCGGCCGTGAGATCACGCTGGATATGACGCAGGAATGCCTGACCGATATTCTGCGCGCCTCGGACCGGCGGGTTTCCATCGAGGAAATCCAGCGCAAGGTGGCCGAGCATTACAACATCCGTCTGGCCGACCTGATCGGGCCCAAACGGGTGCGCACCGTTGCCCGCCCGCGCCAGATCGCGATGTATCTGTCCAAGCAGTTGACCAATCGGTCTCTGCCCGAGATCGGCCGGCGCTTTGGCGGTCGCGATCACACCACGATCATGCACGGCGTGAAGAAGATCGAGGA is drawn from Paracoccus tegillarcae and contains these coding sequences:
- the dnaA gene encoding chromosomal replication initiator protein DnaA, which translates into the protein MDKIWGQACGQLEQEVGANNYNLWIKPLRLVDLKDGNAEFAAPTRFLSDWVNRHFAQAILAELDRLGHRAERLRFHVRPVGSSDAAAPRQPRSDRSADTAAASLQVERSADLGAPLDPRFTFENFVVGKPNELAHAAARRVGEGGPVSFNPLFLYGGVGLGKTHLMHAIAREYIDRHPDHRVLYLSAEQFMYRFVQALKEKTVMDFKEMFRTVNLLMVDDVHFIAGKNSTQEEFFHTFNALVDQGKQIVISADRAPGEIKGLEERIKSRLSCGLLADLHPTTYELRLGILQAKTEAFRSQYPGLEIAPGVLEFLAHRITSNVRVLEGALQRLFAFASLIGREITLDMTQECLTDILRASDRRVSIEEIQRKVAEHYNIRLADLIGPKRVRTVARPRQIAMYLSKQLTNRSLPEIGRRFGGRDHTTIMHGVKKIEELAGSDEGLSEDIDLLKRLLEA